The Fulvia fulva chromosome 1, complete sequence region CTGCTCTCCAAATCTCGCAAGTCGTGCACAATAGCGAGAAGACTGCTACGCGAGTTACGGACGCCTCCACAGAAGCTGAGGGGAAAGCTAGCAGCTTCTTCGCACACCGAGCAGCACACCATATTCAGCACCCGAAGCGTGCTCTGCTCGTAGGAGTCTTTCTGGATCAGCCTCTCGAATACATCCTCGAGCAGGTGAAATTGCTGAATCTCGATCTTGTGCAACTTCACGGGTCAGAACCGCTCGAATGGGCGTCGCTCATCCCTGTACCGACCATGAAGGCTTTCAAGCCTGGCCATGCCGGCCTTGCCACTCGTGGCTTCCATTCCATGCCGTTGCTAGATCCAGGTTCGGGTAGtggcgagaagctcgatGTCTCAAGTGTCCAGAGCTTATTGCAAGGCGACGATGGTTTACGCGTGATTCTGGCTGGTGGCCTGACTCCAGATATCGTGGCAAGCACTGTGGAGTCTTTGGGTGAAGTCAAGGCACAGTTAGCAGGCGTGGACGTCAGTAGCGGCGTTGAGGTGGATGGAGAGCAAGATCTCGCCAAGATTCGAGCGTTTGTGCAAGCAGCGAAAGACGTAGAGCTGTAGACTTTGCTCGGTCGGAATTGATACAGCGACGGTATGGCATTCCGGCTGCAGGCTACCGAACAATATCTATGTACGTAAGTGGGCTCTGAAGCGTGTCTGATTTACAATATCGAGCGATGGGCTTACGAGCGTGGTAAGCCTCGCATGTGATGCGGCTAGCTGACGGCTCACTTCGCCGCTCTCAGTCACTTGCTTCGGGGCAACATCCCTGTCCAGAAGCACAGATCTCACGAGCTTGCGGCTCGATAAAGCTCGTCGGTCCTTCTTTGACTTGACAAACAGCATCAACACCTCGTGTCTTCACATCAGCGATACCACAACCTCAACCGTGTGCCCCACATCACCCATCCACACCACACGTATCACACACCGCTGAAACCGCCACCATCATCGGATCTCACTATGCCACACAGCGCATTGAAGAGTTGTCACATAGTGGCAATCGGGCAGTGGAAGACAGACTGGCCGCAACCGAAGGTGAAGAAGTGGGTCGAAGAAGCTGGTGGCAAAGTCACAGCTCAGGAAAAGCTCACCGACGAGACCACACACGTGGTCTTACTCGAGAAGACCTGGAGGGACCAAGGTATCTTTGTCAAGAAGATCCTCGCTGCTAAGGAAAATGGTGACCGGGAGATTCACATCGTCAATTTCGATTGGCTCCAGGACAGTCTGCAAGCTCGTTCTAAGAGACGCGAGTCTCTCTACTCATACGAGAGAATGCAAAGGGATCTCGACGTCGCTGCTCGAAAAGCGGACAAGGAGAAAGCGAAGATCGAGAAATCTCTGCAGCCTCGAAGCGGAGCTGGCCTGATGGCTCAGGTCTACACCGAGAGCACTGATCCATTTGTGTCCGAGATTGAGAAAAAGAGGTCCGAGAGATACGCTAATGAGATGATGCGGGTCCGCGAAGAAAAGAAGGCAGAAGAAAAGCTCATCGCGGAAAAGACGCGCGAGCGCCATGGTATCAAAGAGCTATCTGCTATCTTTCGAAGGGGCGTCAGCAGAGCCAGGAACGAGCTCCTGTCCGGTGAGTGAGCCAGCAAACCTGCTGATCGACCACCCGAGGGCATAACTTACTGACCTTTGCACAGAGAACCACCACGTCTACATGGATCAAAGCGGCTTCCACTATGATATCGTTATCACCAAGATCGCCTTCAAGTCGAACCGTAACCATCGTCACGTCCTCACTGTAAGTCAATACCCATTCCAGCGTCAATAGCGCACTCAGTAGAGTCTCGTTCTCAACTCACGATGTTCACAGATATACGAGTCCAATGAGTTACCAAACACCTACGCCTTCAACTGCCAGTACTCCGGCACCAATGTCGAAGTACAGAACAACATCATCGCAACCCTTGGCAGCAACTGGCCAACAGCTTTTCGCGCTTTCAAGAAAGTCTTCAAGGAGAAGACTGGTGTGGAATGGAAGGATCGGATCAAGGATGCTCGCGAGCGCTTTGACCGTGAGAAGCGTGGATTCGATGATGGCCGAGCGCCAGAGGCTGTGGACTTCGAGAAGGCGCCGTTCATATACCATCCGCCTTTATATGGGTCACGAGGCGCGGACTTGGAAGATCCAGCGCTGGATGAGAGCCCTTCCGCAAAGCCCGCGATGGTTGTGGAGGAACCGCCTCCAGGTTCGCGCGAGGCCAGCCCAGAGGTCAACGGCAACGGAGTTGTGACATCGCCACGTGAACTCAGCCCAGGTGTCGACGGCACGGTTTTCATGAGCGGTGCCAACGGAAATGGGGCCGTGACACCACTACGAGAGAGTGCGCCTGCGGAGCCATTATCTGCAAACCCGAATCACGAGATTGCCGAGGACGACGCGTTCGAGAAGCTCATTGCTGGCACCGAAGGTATGCCAGATGGTCTGGACTTCCTCGGAGACACAGCCTTTACTGAGCCATTCGACTTTGATGAGACCAATTTCGATGAGGCGATGACGGACGGAAACGGAGCGGGCCAGGAATTTGTCAACGAGACGCAGACACAGCCGAGCTCCCAGTTGCCCGACACACAAGACATGAGCGATACGCAGCCGAACTTCGAGATGCCAGAGATCCAGGAGTTTGATAACACGCAGCAGGCTTCCCAGGTGCCAGAGGGCCAAAGCTTCGGCCATACACAGGCTGCTGAGGAGGCTCACGCCTATCTCATGGCCTTCGTTGGCGAGGTCAAGCAAGAGCGGCCCTCCAGCTCTGATCGCGAGCTCTTTGGCGAAGGAAAGCCAGAAGTTGAGCTTGGTGGCTCAGTCCTGGGAAAGCGAAAGAACGATCCAGAGGTCACCGCAGAGGAGGAGGGAGTATCGTCGAAGAAGCTCGCCAACGGCCAGTCTAAGGGTGACAAGGACGAGGAGTATGTGCTGAGTCCAGAGCCGTCGACTGAGCCAATTGCAGATCCGAGGGTTGTGGAAGGCGAGCCGCAGAGCCAGATCGACCAAGGTCCAGGATCAGGATACGTTGACTTTGGTCTCGATGATACCCAAGCAGTCTGAAAGGTGAGCGGTGCCTACAATGCTGTGAACGATCATGATACAACACCCTTCTGGTACAGTACCAATCACCTCTTGGATTTCCCTTTGCGGTATATGTACAATAGCGGCTAGACGGACCGAGCTCATATCAGTCTGCTCTGCATTGTGAGAGCACATCTAGCTCTTGAGATGCGATCACCTCGAGACGTGACATCCAGCTCTTGGATAATGGTATTCATGTCGTGTCTGCTCTCCCAATCCTTCCTTAGTTACTCCTCTCGCCGTTCTTCTCCGCTCTGATCTCATCCATCTTCTTCACTCGTAGCTTGAACTCCTCGTATTGGCACTTTTCATATGAGTGTCTCTCATCCTGTTGTAATCATCAATTTCCCACTCCCTCTCTATGTTCACATCATCGTGATCCTTACCATGCACCTCCACGGCAAGTAATAGTTGTCAAACCGGCACTTGTTCAGCGGGATAAGTAGGCTGGCGCACGAGTCTCGGTATGGCAGGGGCACTTTGTTGGCGGACATCTCTTTGCGTGTGGCTTCTGCAGGGGCACTCAGCATACGTTCATGTCCCTCTTATATGTATGTCGTGCCATTTGGCTAGCAGGAGGGAATGGTCGCATACGTCTTGGTGGGTGGGCGTCGTGGCCGTGACCGTGACCGTGGCCATGTCCAAGGCCGACGGCATCCTGCACGCTATGCGCGGCGTCCTTTACGGTCTCGGCGACGGTCATGGTGGGTGTAGTGTGGGTGGATGGCAGGTTGTGCATGGGATGGAGAGTCGCATGTGCCATGTAGCTCGAGCTGATCGGCCAAGAGTGAACAGCTGAGGGCGTGATTGGCACGGAGGACAGTCCGACGGGAAGGGTTCGGGAACTCAAGCGCGTCTTGTTTGGACTGAGCTTCGCGCTTCTGCAACAGAAAGTGAATGTCTCTCTACTAACACCCAACTCCTCCAACCCGCCCGCACATCTCGACCTTGGATCTCCTCGCAGGATGGTCGCGTGCTTAGTCCCTCGCTTCAGCTGGCTTTCCTGTCTATAAGAAATTCTCGGGCAAGAACCACCAGCATACAACAAAAAGATGGCGCCAGTGGTGGAATCCAGCTATCTGCCATCACTCGACAAATGTGTCGCCGGTGATGTCCGTCTCATATCATGGCGTACAGCATACCGAGCACTAGCCGACGAGGAAGCTGCGCTTGAGAACAACCACCTCGAAGACTTCTTCCAAGACACAGACACAACAGCAATCCTGAGCAGGCCACTCGAACCGTTTCCAGCACCTTCAGGAGATAGCGCAAAGCGGGTCGAGTCCCTCACAGCGCCGATCAATGTATCTCAGGGCAGTGGCGACGACTACAACCTGCACGAAATCACGGCAGATGCAAAATGGCTGTCAAAAGAGGTGCAGATCGAGGAGCCGGCCGCATTGCGTATGGCCATTATCGAGTGGCAGGAGAGGCCTCAGGATCAGCTGCTGAATACCGCGAGGAACGGGTCAAATGCAATATCAAAGGCAGCGGATCTAGCAAGCTCAGCCCTGGCGAGAAGTACCTGTCGCTTCTCTGCCTCGACCACGGCACTTGCGCGACCCGCATTGGACTTTACGGAACAAGATACGCGCCGCAAGCGCCTACTACAGGTCTATCTCAGTGAGAGGAACCATGTCGTGCGGCTTGCTGCTGATTTGGTTGGACGCAGCGCTGTTGGTAGGAACGGTTCACCAGCATCAAGCGACCGAAACAACTGGCTCGACCGTGTCGCCGGACAAATCACTGGAACTTTATGGCCAACTACCGACAGTAATGGTACTGAGCGATACTGCATGCAGTGCATCGAAAGCATCAAGCTGGCCCTGAAGCAGACGGTCGACTCAAAGTCTTGGCCCAAGGTGTACTCAGAGGATCCAGAGAAGGGACAGAGCTACCTGGACTCGCGGTATTTGCAGCTCGTCAATACACTGCGATTGCTGCTGTTCAGCTTGAATGCACCTCATCAAGGCATTCCAGCAGCATCGACAGTCCAAGCTTGGTTCGAGGCGATGCAAGACTGTGCTTTTCTGCAAGAAGAGAGACCGTTCTTCGAGACGATCGATACGGCACGCTTGCTGATATCCGTAATTTCTGTCGAGATCCTCAAGCTGCAACTCGTTGTTGGGGAGATCATGGCTGGAGCTGGAATGGAGGCCCCTGCCTTACGAGGCAAGTCGTACATCAAGGACGAAGCACATGTGAAAGTCCTTGGTCGTATCTTGCATGCCGCTGCACAAAACGGTCTCGTTGTTGCTGCGCCAGCAATATATGCTTGGAGTATCATTGCATCTGTGATTAAAGATATCGCAGATGTTCACGTGGAGATGAGACTGGCCCAGGACGAGTTGCAAGGTACTGCTTCCCGCAGAGGGTCTCTCGACAACGGCGTTCGTACAGAGTTCGAGTTGTTCTACAACAACTGCATCCGGATAGACGAGTTCGAGACTCAGACTCGACCGACTCCTGCTCGGTTCGCCGAAGCCGCTGTGGATCATATGAACGTGTTTGCGATCATTGCACAGTCTGCCAGTCTTGCCGGCGAAGCGTATAGCTCGCAAGCCGAGTCCGTCACAGCATTTGCTTGCAAGGAAACGCTTCTGGATCTCATCAGAGATGGTCTACCGATCGTGCAATATGATGGAATGGTGCTCGAGGCCATCCTTGCGATACTCATGCCGGCCGAAGATACCCTATTCTCTAAGCAGCAGACAATTGTCTTGGCGGGGAAAGTCTTGTATGATGCTGATCAGTTCAGGCCTGCAATTGTGACTCAAGCTTTGCTGCGATATCCATACGAACTGACGCCTATGCTGCGACTGTTCCAAGTCCTTGCAAATGCACGCACTTCGCTTGACTCGACTGGACTACCAAAGGCTGCTCAGCTACTCGAGAGTCTTTCCAGCTTTACTCAGATCACATCGTCGCGCTTCAACGAGTACCAGCTCGAGGATGAGACGAGGAACACGAACGATATGATACTGACCGCCGATATACCGATTTTCGAGTCACGCAACGAACTCTCCCTCGCAGTCCCCGATGCTCGACGGCTACTTGGCAAGCGCAGTGTTGAAGAGGGCGAGCAGAATCCTTTGATCATCGCCGCAGGCACCTCTGGCGTGATCCTCACAGACAACCGCCCATTCGTCTTGAGGCTCGATCATGCGCACTCAGCTCTCGAGTACCTGGGCCTACTGCTATATACTTTCGCCGGCAGTAGCCAATTGACGCCAGCAAGCACGCATGCGCAGCTCGATCGATTCTCAGCCACCGAAGTGATACTGCTGTTTGACGCTCTACTCTCGGCAACGATGCATGATGATGCACACAACGATGACGCGCTTTTCATCCTTGGCCGCCTGAGCTTCACCCTGCCGGCGCAGTCAGACATAGTGTCTGTGGTCGCGGAGATCTTCGAGACTGAGCTGTTGGCTCATCTCAATCAGGAGGCGCAAGAAGGCTCGGTCGGGCTTGCAACGGCTTGCGCAGAGTTTATCAACGTCTTGCTCAAGATCTCGCCGGAGCGAGTGTGGTCGATTTTAGCACGTAGTAGCTTGCTTGGTGTAACGGACGGTGCAATCTCTTTGGTGCAAGTGGTACTTTCCGAGACACAATCGCAACGATACGGCTTCCTCAAGACATGCGTTCGGTTACATTCACTTCTGCTCGACGACGCCATTGCTGGAACGATCAAGCGGAGGAGTCAGCCGGCTCGCCCAGCGAATCGTTTCGCCTCTCAACAAGATACGCAGGACTCCACGCCTGAGCGGACTATGAGCGGGATTCTCAACGCATATCAAAAGATCCTATTTGAGATCCTACGAGAACAGCAACGTTGGCGATTCGACGTACCGCACGAACGATCGACAATTGCTACAGGAATCTTGGACTCGTTTTCCAAACTGCTCAAGAGCACACAAGGCGTCGATCTCTCAAAAGAGCCCAGCAAACGCCTGACCGGCGTACTGGCACCTGCTGCACAGTCGCTATTAAATTGTTGTATGTCCACGAGCGGAACCAGCGTCATGGCAGAGGTCTTTACAAGTATGCTGCCAGCAGCACTCTCTGTTGCTGAAGATGCATTTCCCACGCAACTCCGGGAAAACCTCATCAGCCAAACGAGGTCACTGTTCCGCTTTTTGACGATCCTCACTCGCATAGTGAAGACTGGACTGGCACCATCGCAGAGCACGCAAATGACACACGCACAGGCCAGGACATTCTCACTTCAGCTCCTGCAGAACGTCCCACTAATGGCAATGCTGCTTGCCAGTGACCATGGATTCAAAATTGATATGTTCCCCTTGCTCTCTGAGCTCGTGCAGGCTGCTACCCTAGGAGGTGGGGATCCCCCATCGATACTCGCGCTGCTGGACGAAGATGCTCAAAAGTGCCTGCTCACGATTCTCACACAGCTCGACCGGCCCTTGTGCGACGTACAGGTTGAGCGGCAGGTGTGGGATTTTCTCTCTGCGATCATGGACAGTAAGCAGCACTACTTCGCGGTCTACCTCTTGACAGGACAGCTACCAAAAAAGGGCCGACAGCAAGATACAACGAGTCAACTGAAAGAAAGACCGATACTTACATACGCCCTGAACAAGTTGTCAACGATCTCGGTCTTGGCACCAGAACGTGCTCTCGGAATGTTGCGATTCGTAGCCACCGCACAACGCTCTTGGGCACGGGCAACCCAGCAGTTGCGAGATCATTCAGAGTTTCTCAAGTATACTCTTGCCTGGATCGAGACTATTGGAATCGCAGTGCGAGACCCTTCCCCGGGAGCCGCGATCATAGCCGCGAAAGAATGCCAGATGGCTGCCTACCTGTGCGAAATATTCGCCATCACTCTCCACGCCGAATTCACGACGGGCGATCGAAAACTTCTCCCCAGCTTGTTGCCCAAGCTGGCAACGTTGCGAGATCACGGTGTAACAGTCAATGCCTACAACAGATCACTGCATAGCAATCTGGCGAAGAATTTCACCATCAAGTTTACCGCTGGTGAGCTCGTTGACTTCAGGCGGACGGCAATAAACCCTGCTATATACGGACCCGACTATTTCTACGACAGAGGACTAGCAGCTAGTGTCTTGCAACACGACCCATCTTGGCATGGTAAGATACGTGGGCCAAATCAGGGGTTCTCTGACGAGTTCTCTCGTGCAAATGCCAACTTGAGCTTGTTGCATGCACAAACGAAGTTACTGAGCAGCTGGCAGAGGTTAGCGACAACTCTTTGCGAATGTGCGAGCCAGGAATCAGACTTGCAGCTTGAGCTTGCCAAGATTGCAGAACGCTGCTTGCAGGAGAATGCTGGCCCTCAGCTCGATCAGCCTGGAATAGCTGATGTCTTGGACATCCGGATCGAGCTCGCCTTCGTGCTGATATCGAAACTGGTATCCCTGAAGGTCGATTTCAGCGTCATGCAAGATCTTCTACCAGCAGCCTGGACGCTGGTAGGGACCTCGCCAGTGGACTATGACATTGCAAGCGCCTCAGACGATGTCAGCTATTACCGCGAGCTCCTGCACGTGCTGTATCTGTCAATACAACCACACATCTACAGCAAGAGAGGGAGTGAGCCACGGTCTGGAAACGACAGCCAACTCATGTTCTTGAATCCGGCCGTCGCCTCAAACCTGATCGATATTGTCGGCAAGGTCATTGCTCCTGGATTCCGTGCTCTCTGCGCGAACTTGCATAATGACCTGGAGCTGGCGTTGCCGGCCGACTTTGCCCTTCTGACGGCGTTACTGAAGGCTATCTTGGCAGTGCCAGAGGTCAACTCTGTGCACACGCTGCTGGCAGACATTGTGGCTGGCTCGTCACTCATACGTGGCGCCGTCAGCCTGTACTCCTGGTCAGACCGCCTGGCGGAAGCGACGGCGCAGGATCCGGTCTATGGCGAGGTAGCCATCACCTTCCTACTCGCGCTTTCTACCGTTCGACCGATCGCGGAGCAGATGGCGCTGGAAGGTGTGCTGAGCCAACTTGCATCAGCCAATCTTTCGAATTACTTCAGGAAGCCTGGGGGCAAAGGTCCATTCGATGAACCCAGCCGCATGTTCGTCATCTGGGCTCAAGGACTCCTGCCACTTTGCTTGAATCTTCTCGATGCTGTAGGCGCGCCACTGGCGGCAGAAATCGCAGCATTCCTGAACACATTCCCAGAGCAGCTCAGGAGGGCTGAAACAGCACTGCAGAACACAGCTCCCAGTCCCCGTGAGCCAAAGGCCGGCACTGTCACGCTCAGTCTGGTCTCCGAAGCGCACAGCTTGACAATGCTGGCGCTCATCCTGAAGTCGGACATAGCGCTCGGCGCAGCAGAAGGCGTGAACGCAGCTGACATTCCAAGTCTAGCCTACAACTTGGAGGTCGTGAAAGACCACGCGGCATCTCTCATAAGAAGCAGACGGAGTCTTGCCGACCGGCTAAAACCTACTAACGCCATGGAAGAGAGATGGCTGAAGGCGACGACGCCCTCGGACACGGACAACGTGCTGTTGGACAAAGTCGTGAAGGAGATAAACAGTATGCTCGCGAGCTTTGGAGATTCTGATGCGTAGCGGTCTTGCGATTTTGAGCGTTGGTGCTACGACAGAAGGCAAAGTGCATTGTGCTGTTCAGCGAGGCGTTCAGGACGCCAGGATCTAGGTCGACGGTCATGCATGTGCAGCGCATGGCGCTTGAGATACCACGAATGGCGCACGATTCGGTCTGTAGTCGTAATTGAAAACTGAGCCCAGAGCTCCTCTGCATCCTGACCAGCGTGTCTTCTTCGCACTTCCATCCTCACTGCACCGTTCCTTGAGATCTGCACTGGCTTGACGCTCTTCACAACGATCCCGGCACAGATCCATACCAAGCCTGTCCCCGCATTGCGCTTGTGAATTCCCTCACTTGTGCCTTGCCGTCCGTGATCACGCAATGGGCACAGATCAACGCGTGCATCGTAGAGGCACCTAGCGATGGACGTGCCGCGATGTGCCTGCATTATTGTTATGTGAAGCAAGATTACTCTAGCCTCGGGTTGCCAGAGATCAGATAAGCTTCCCTAGCTCTCGACTCGACCCGGTCCAGCAGCTCTCCAACATTGAACTTGCACAATGGCACCGCTTCCCTGCAGTCCCGCGAGCAATTCCACCGCCTCCGAATCGCATTCCCTCCCTACATCAGACGACTCGGACGATAGCCTCATAACGCCGCGAGCAGGGCCTTCAGATCCCACCCTCAGAACGCCAGCAAAGCTGAGCAAGCCGACTGTACCGCCGTTCGCGACATCGCCCGAGTCGTCGCAGAGGCCATCGTCGCTCAAGCACGCCGACGGACAGCCACGATATCCGTACACCTACACCGGCACTGCTGGCTCTAGTAGAGCCATCGATGCTGGTGTAGATGGCAGAGAGCGACAGCGCTCAGTCACTTTCACACCACAGACTATCTCGCCGAAAGGTCCACGGCCGAATAGCTACTCCCACACAATGGCATTAGGTGGGTCGCCTGTGAGAAGCCGGCAAGACAGAGAGTCGGAGGATGTGGCGGAGAGCAGTGCAGACGAGCACACGGCCATCGTGAGGAAGAGTACGCAACTGAAATCAAATTATGGCGCGGCGAACGATGACAATAACGATATTCGGTCGATCAATGGGCAAGCCGAAAGTCCAAGGAGGAGGAAGAGCGACTCTGTGATGAGTCTGAAGGGCAATCGGGCGGATGCGGGTGTGCCTGCTCGAGGAGGGCAGGAGCTGTTGACAGAGCAGGAAGCTGAGCATGAAGGCTGGTTCAGGTCACTTGTCGACAAGTATGGATCTGTCGAGCTTGAGAACAAGGGAAGCGTGGTATGCTCAACATGCAAGTTTGGCAGACTCGGTACTGATTGCTCGGCAGGCTAGAGATCACCTCGCACTTGGTAGGAGACATGTATTGTCATCGCAGTTTCTGATTGCCACTGACTTCTTGTAGAACGAACTTTCCTAGCCTGGCTGCGAACCTCGCTTTCCTTCGCTAGCATTGGCATAGCCGTCACGCAGCTGTTTAGGCTGAACACGTCGATTGCTTCCTCAGATCCAGATGCCGTGCAATCTTCCGCGGCATCAACAAAGTTACGTTCCGTGGGCAAGCCTCTAGGCGCGACATTCTTAGGCATATGTGAGTGACACACAACTGGCAAACGTGGTCGTGAGGCTGACTTACATACTACAGCGATTCTCATCCTCCTGCTGGGGTTTCATCGCTACTTCGAAAGCCAACACTACGTGATACGAGGCAAATTCCCAGCATCACGAGGAACCATCATCATCGTCTCAGCAGTGGCGACCGCACTTATCATCGCTAGCCTGATTGTCGTTGTTGCAGTCGCTCCGGAAGCATCCGAGAAACGATAACAAAAGCCTAATGGATCGGCCTCCGGACATACCACGAATGAGAGCATGTCTGGACGAAATAACGAGCTACCTTACTCTCTCCCAGGCGGATTCGGCATGGCAGGGCCTGGATGTAGACCTCGCCGATCTGATTGGACGTCTTGGGGACTATGTCGAGAGTCTTTCGGACCCGCAGGATGCTTAGTCGGGATCACCTCGCACGCCCAACAGAGTCCAGCAAATAGCACGGGACCAAGGATTGACGTTATCCATACCCCCTCGCGATGCAATCCCGCCTGTTCCAAACCCGGCCTCCCAGATTCGATGGCTTGGTGAACAAGTCTCGAGGCTGACAGCGCGAGCACACGCCCTAAACATACAGGGACAATCGGCCGGATAGAGACCTAGCGAGATGTCCCGAGCAAGAGCAGCGAGCCTACAAACTGCAGTCTACCCCTCGGTGCCTCGACCGCTATCAGCTACAGCACGGATAAGGAGCCAGAGCGTGCCATGCCACGAAGCAAACAATGCTTTCGCTGAAGACCTGCAGGCTCAGATTCGGCAAATGTCAGCGGAGATCTGCCACACACTGCAGGTGCAAAACGCGGTGATGGAGGATATGAACATGCCACCAATGACCATGGGCAATTCTCTTATGAGCCCCAACTCAGCGGCAAACCACCCTAGAACACGGTACTCGTACACGATGGCCGAACTACGCTCGATCAGCTCCGGTGTCCAGAGACGAGACTTTGCGGCTGCGCCTGCCTCGGCGACCCCTACCAGGGACCCTGCGACGCCACAAGTGGGAAGACTGCAGCGGTAGTTTCGACGTGGCAACCCTTACGAGTGCCAGTACGATTATCATTTCGAAGATGGCAACGCTCTTACACTTGCCGTCTTCGATTGGAGCTGCTTGGAAGTCTTTGAAAGATTGGCAGGAATCGAAGACGCTGGGCAAGCTTTCCGGGGTATCATGAGGGTGTACGTTGAGAACTGCCTCGACCTTGTGGTTGATATGGATCAGCTCGTGGCGTATGAGCTCAATCAGGCACAAGACCAATGGATGCTCACCAACGAGTTGGC contains the following coding sequences:
- a CDS encoding NADH dehydrogenase [ubiquinone] 1 beta subcomplex subunit 7 — its product is MHNLPSTHTTPTMTVAETVKDAAHSVQDAVGLGHGHGHGHGHDAHPPRQATRKEMSANKVPLPYRDSCASLLIPLNKCRFDNYYLPWRCMDERHSYEKCQYEEFKLRVKKMDEIRAEKNGERSN
- a CDS encoding Nucleoporin — translated: MAPVVESSYLPSLDKCVAGDVRLISWRTAYRALADEEAALENNHLEDFFQDTDTTAILSRPLEPFPAPSGDSAKRVESLTAPINVSQGSGDDYNLHEITADAKWLSKEVQIEEPAALRMAIIEWQERPQDQLLNTARNGSNAISKAADLASSALARSTCRFSASTTALARPALDFTEQDTRRKRLLQVYLSERNHVVRLAADLVGRSAVGRNGSPASSDRNNWLDRVAGQITGTLWPTTDSNGTERYCMQCIESIKLALKQTVDSKSWPKVYSEDPEKGQSYLDSRYLQLVNTLRLLLFSLNAPHQGIPAASTVQAWFEAMQDCAFLQEERPFFETIDTARLLISVISVEILKLQLVVGEIMAGAGMEAPALRGKSYIKDEAHVKVLGRILHAAAQNGLVVAAPAIYAWSIIASVIKDIADVHVEMRLAQDELQGTASRRGSLDNGVRTEFELFYNNCIRIDEFETQTRPTPARFAEAAVDHMNVFAIIAQSASLAGEAYSSQAESVTAFACKETLLDLIRDGLPIVQYDGMVLEAILAILMPAEDTLFSKQQTIVLAGKVLYDADQFRPAIVTQALLRYPYELTPMLRLFQVLANARTSLDSTGLPKAAQLLESLSSFTQITSSRFNEYQLEDETRNTNDMILTADIPIFESRNELSLAVPDARRLLGKRSVEEGEQNPLIIAAGTSGVILTDNRPFVLRLDHAHSALEYLGLLLYTFAGSSQLTPASTHAQLDRFSATEVILLFDALLSATMHDDAHNDDALFILGRLSFTLPAQSDIVSVVAEIFETELLAHLNQEAQEGSVGLATACAEFINVLLKISPERVWSILARSSLLGVTDGAISLVQVVLSETQSQRYGFLKTCVRLHSLLLDDAIAGTIKRRSQPARPANRFASQQDTQDSTPERTMSGILNAYQKILFEILREQQRWRFDVPHERSTIATGILDSFSKLLKSTQGVDLSKEPSKRLTGVLAPAAQSLLNCCMSTSGTSVMAEVFTSMLPAALSVAEDAFPTQLRENLISQTRSLFRFLTILTRIVKTGLAPSQSTQMTHAQARTFSLQLLQNVPLMAMLLASDHGFKIDMFPLLSELVQAATLGGGDPPSILALLDEDAQKCLLTILTQLDRPLCDVQVERQVWDFLSAIMDSKQHYFAVYLLTGQLPKKGRQQDTTSQLKERPILTYALNKLSTISVLAPERALGMLRFVATAQRSWARATQQLRDHSEFLKYTLAWIETIGIAVRDPSPGAAIIAAKECQMAAYLCEIFAITLHAEFTTGDRKLLPSLLPKLATLRDHGVTVNAYNRSLHSNLAKNFTIKFTAGELVDFRRTAINPAIYGPDYFYDRGLAASVLQHDPSWHGKIRGPNQGFSDEFSRANANLSLLHAQTKLLSSWQRLATTLCECASQESDLQLELAKIAERCLQENAGPQLDQPGIADVLDIRIELAFVLISKLVSLKVDFSVMQDLLPAAWTLVGTSPVDYDIASASDDVSYYRELLHVLYLSIQPHIYSKRGSEPRSGNDSQLMFLNPAVASNLIDIVGKVIAPGFRALCANLHNDLELALPADFALLTALLKAILAVPEVNSVHTLLADIVAGSSLIRGAVSLYSWSDRLAEATAQDPVYGEVAITFLLALSTVRPIAEQMALEGVLSQLASANLSNYFRKPGGKGPFDEPSRMFVIWAQGLLPLCLNLLDAVGAPLAAEIAAFLNTFPEQLRRAETALQNTAPSPREPKAGTVTLSLVSEAHSLTMLALILKSDIALGAAEGVNAADIPSLAYNLEVVKDHAASLIRSRRSLADRLKPTNAMEERWLKATTPSDTDNVLLDKVVKEINSMLASFGDSDA